The following coding sequences are from one Rhinoraja longicauda isolate Sanriku21f chromosome 7, sRhiLon1.1, whole genome shotgun sequence window:
- the trmt9b gene encoding putative tRNA methyltransferase 9B gives MDKEASRLEKDYVHSVYEKIAPHFNDTRYKAWPRVRQFLLEQESGSLIADIGCGNGKYLCINNQAYKVGCDYCLPLVESAREQNYETMVCDSLHLPYRSQCFDAILSIAVIHHFSTKERRVQAIKEMARILKVRGKMMIYVWAMEQKRRKFEKQDILIPWNPTSPPTQCSESKMMDQDDKSFQYNNKVINQSKSFICKHELNCCEKHLKSNKASILGKEAKVLIEKCFKLWLFSQSLNSVLKFSTNNRTKAPKELWLYQDYSTAFKMNGAINFFEQSKSDHLTRAVSNVFSYGQSCEDVLNVLSKSQLPSQHNSSASRMQFFEYPSAGSFGLRDSPVLFGSCAEVSLPDLASQPLFQNNLHNCHCKKESAICPDCEKDRYNNDQGNVITDTKSQYLEPQVLSKDNKDQMNFNSACLRYYHVFKQGELIELIEKYTKDLKVIQTYYDHANWCVIAEKVGACQT, from the exons ATGGACAAGGAAGCAAGTCGCTTGGAGAAGGACTATGTTCATAGTGTGTATGAGAAGATTGCTCCTCACTTCAATGACACTCGATACAAAGCTTGGCCCAGAGTACGTCAGTTTCTTCTGGAGCAAGAATCTGGCAGTCTCATCGCCGATATTG gatgtgggaatgggaagtaccTTTGTATCAACAATCAAGCCTACAAAGTGGGTTGCGATTATTGCCTGCCCTTGGTAGAATCTGCAAGAGAGCAGAACTATGAGACCATGGTATGTGACAGTCTGCACCTACCATATCGCAGTCAATGTTTCGATGCCATTCTGTCCATAGCAG TGATACACCATTTTTCCACAAAAGAACGGCGAGTTCAAGCAATAAAGGAAATGGCAAGGATTTTGAAAGTAAGAGGGAAAATGATGATTTACGTATGGGCAATGGAGCAAAAGCGCCGAAAGTTTGAAAAACAAGATATTTTAATTCCATGGAACCCTACATCTCCACCTACACAATGTTCCGAGAGCAAAATGATGGATCAAGATGATAAATCATTCCAGTACAATAATAAAGTTATTAATCAAAGTAAATCTTTTATTTGTAAGCATGAACTTAATTGCTGTGAAAAACACTTAAAGTCAAACAAAGCATCCATTTTGGGAAAGGAGGCTAAAGTACTGATTGAAAAATGTTTCAAGTTATGGTTGTTTTCACAATCACTTAACTCTGTGCTAAAGTTTAGCACCAATAATAGAACAAAAGCACCCAAAGAACTGTGGCTGTATCAGGATTATTCTACTGCATTTAAAATGAATGGTGCGATAAATTTTTTCGAACAAAGCAAAAGTGACCATCTGACCAGGGCTGTTTCGAATGTGTTCTCTTATGGACAAAGCTGTGAAGATGTTCTGAATGTTCTCTCCAAGTCCCAACTACCCAGCCAGCACAACAGTTCAGCATCTCGCATGCAATTCTTTGAATATCCATCTGCTGGATCTTTTGGACTTCGAGATTCTCCCGTCCTGTTTGGTAGCTGTGCGGAAGTTTCTTTACCTGATCTTGCTTCGCAGCCTCTGTTCCAAAATAACCtccacaactgccactgcaaaaAAGAATCTGCAATCTGCCCTGACTGTGAGAAAGACAGATATAACAATGATCAAGGTAACGTGATCACCGATACCAAGAGCCAGTATTTGGAGCCACAAGTATTGTCAAAGGACAACAAAGATCAGATGAATTTCAATAGTGCATGTCTCAGATACTATCATGTTTTTAAACAAGGTGAGCTGATTGAGCTCATAGAAAAGTACACAAAAGACCTCAAGGTGATTCAGACGTATTATGATCATGCTAACTGGTGTGTAATTGCAGAAAAGGTTGGAGCTTGCCAAACTTGA